GAATGTTTTTCCGATTTGCTTATAACCCGAATACATAAATGGGATATTGAGGATAACGACTAAAGTAGAAAAACTTAACCACCAAATATTAGGAGTAAGATAATCTAATATAAGAGAAATACCAATAATTCCACCATCAATAATTTTATTTGGCATTAAGAATAGTTCAATTGCTACCGCTGCGCATGCTGCCCCAAAAATAATCATAACTAAACGATAAATAAGATGGATAACACTTTCTTTTCGATGTTGCTTCTGCTCCATAAGTCCTCCCTTATACTCTTTTTCTATAGTTTTGTCCTTATATTATAACATACGCTTCTTTTTCTCATGAAAAAAGAAGCTCTATACGAATATGTACAAGCTACGTACTCATATATTTCGATAGAAGAACGTGTGAAGGAGGATAACTCGATGAACCTCATTAAACAACTTGTAAATAAAAAGTTAAATCATATTTCTACAAAGGAATTATTGAAATATAGTAAAGAATATGACGTTCCAATTACGACTGCACAAGCTGATCAAATTGTTGGACTTATGAAAGGAAAGAATATTAACATTTACGATAATGACGAACGACTAGCGCTCTTAAAACAAATAGCCCAAGTAACCTCGCCCGCTACTGCTCAACAAGTCAATACTTTATTTCAGCAACTACTAAAATAAGGAGGGGATTCCCCCTCCTTATTGCTTATTGCGCTTTAATTTTCTCAAGAAGTCCTTCATCAAAAGTACCATTTTTCAGCATTTCGATTTCTAATTTATATGGCGGCTTCTTGTCCTTTTTATCTTCACCTACATATGGCGTTTCCAGAATTTTTGGTACGTGCATTAATTGCGGATGATGCACAATATAATGCAACGCTTTATAACCGATATGACCGAAACCGATATTTTCATGACGGTCCTTTCCTGCGCCGCGTACATTTTTACTATCATTAATATGAAGTACTTGTAAGCGATCAATACCAACAGTCTTATCAAACTCATTTAATACACCGTCAAAGTCATTTACGATATCGTATCCTGCATCGTGCGTATGACACGTGTCAAAGCATACGGATAGTTTTTCATTATATGTTACACCGTCAATTATTTTTGCAATTTCTTCAAAGCTACGGCCGCATTCTGTCCCTTTACCTGCCATCGTTTCTAACGCGATGTTAACCGTCTGGTCTGGCGTTAATACTTCATTCAGCCCTTTAATAATTTGTTGAATACCAGCATCCGCTCCTGCACCAACGTGCGCACCTGGGTGAAGAACGATTTGTTTCGCTACACCTAATGCCGATGTCCTTTCGATTTCCATGCGAAGGAAGTCTACACCTAATTGGAATGTTTCTGGTTTCGTCGTATTTCCGACATTAATAATATATGGCGCATGTACAATAATTTCCTCAATACCGTTTAGTTCCATATGTTTTCTTCCTGCTTCTATGTTCAATTCTTC
This Bacillus paramycoides DNA region includes the following protein-coding sequences:
- a CDS encoding deoxyribonuclease IV gives rise to the protein MLKIGSHVSMSGKKMLLAASEEAVSYGATTFMIYTGAPQNTRRKPIEELNIEAGRKHMELNGIEEIIVHAPYIINVGNTTKPETFQLGVDFLRMEIERTSALGVAKQIVLHPGAHVGAGADAGIQQIIKGLNEVLTPDQTVNIALETMAGKGTECGRSFEEIAKIIDGVTYNEKLSVCFDTCHTHDAGYDIVNDFDGVLNEFDKTVGIDRLQVLHINDSKNVRGAGKDRHENIGFGHIGYKALHYIVHHPQLMHVPKILETPYVGEDKKDKKPPYKLEIEMLKNGTFDEGLLEKIKAQ
- a CDS encoding DUF2624 domain-containing protein, whose translation is MNLIKQLVNKKLNHISTKELLKYSKEYDVPITTAQADQIVGLMKGKNINIYDNDERLALLKQIAQVTSPATAQQVNTLFQQLLK